The window cggattgtaaaaaaaacaatgaaaggtagaaaaaatagaagaaaaagaaaatacagataaaataagcaaaatctAGTACAGATAAAACAGAGAATTTTGAGAGAAGGGAAAAAcgtagcaaatttttgttttttattttgattttgattttgttttttacaaagaatATTTTGTGTTCCAAATACTAAGATCAGTATCTAATTGTTTCCAGAATAAAATTCATTACTGTAATAAAATCACGAAATGGTCTTGCTCTTTATATAACCAGTAATACAAAGCTATGCAAGCGTCTGCCTACATTATAAACCGTCTGCTAAGGAAACGGTAAATGCAATTTATATTGTGAAATTCTTGAACAtacttctaaaaaaaatattagttttcattttgttaattatcaGGCAGTGTAAGAATAGGGTTTAAtctatgattaaaaaaataaaaagttgtcCACACAATTTAgaatttattaatagttattttttaatagtcaatttaacatttttattctatttttaaaactgtatCTGTTGTATTTTCTAACTTGCTTCATCATCGTGCTGAATCATAAAGTAAATTTAtctcagtgatttttttttattgcaataatcCTCTCTTAAAACACAGAGGAAATACTAATGAAGTAAtgaattaaaatattgtttatatttgATAATTACTAACAAAATTGCCGTTTCACTACTGAATAATCGTTGTAAACACTGAAAACTATTATTATCCAATACATTCAACCTCGAGATATCCTGTACTCACAAAGTCAAGGTCGTCTAAGTAATCTAACTACTGTTATCGTATCATCATTCAGCTAATTCAGTAGCTTTTCAAACGTTAGAACTACTGGTGAAATTTTCATCTCATTCAGTGAATCATGGTTATTTCAATGGACCGTTGGAGAGGCAAAGTGGCCATAGTTACAGGAGCAAGCGCTGGAATTGGGGCCGCAATTGTCGAACAACTAGTCACTGAAGGCTTACAAGTgggtaaaaatttcatttaaacataaaaaattgaaacaaggTGCAACGTTTTAGCCAAATTTTCAACCACAATACTCGTTTTAAGCATTTATACGACaactttaacataaaaaaattgtaaaaaaggtgaactttagtttaaaattattatgcaATGCATTTCtgagaatttttaaacaattcaaTTCTTTCTTTTTGAGCGTCACTGTACCTGACTGAAAAACggagaaactgaaaaattcaaaataaaaaacatacactaaaaaattaaaagctaaaatacgaaaaattaaaaaactatgagGTTGAACTTAATAAACAACTAGAGTatttcaaaatgaaaattagaaaaataaaaaattcaaaaactgccattctaattaagtacaaacacaaaaaatagagTATAGTGAGCTTGAAATTTTGTAGAACtgtgtacagtcacgatcaaaagaaatgacacccctaaaacCGCCTccaaaaatcattttgataTCTTACAATAGTCTATAAACTAGCTCGATATTTACTAAGCTGATTGGATAGTTTCTAAACTAACCGGTTTGTTGAAATACTGGGCTAAAAGATTTTAGTCACGCTCtagtcattctttttgatcgtcgCTGTACGTgactgaaaaactgagaaactaaaaaattttaattaaaaaacatacacTAAGAAAATGAGCAggtaaaatacaaaaaattacaaatcaaTGAGATTGAACTTATTAAACAAGTAGAGtatttcaaaatgaaaaatagaaatattaaaaatttaaaaactgtaattttaattaagtacaaacacaaaaaatagagTATAGTGAGCTTGAAATTCTGTAGAACTATGTACAGTCACCATCAAAAGGAACGACACCCCTGAAACCTCAGCTACAaatcatttcgatatcttACAAATAGTGTATAAACCAGCTCGATATTTTCTAAGCCGACTGgatagtttgtaaactaaccgGTTTGTTGAAATATTGgactaaaaaattttagtcacgctttagtCATTTTTTTGATTGTCACTGTACGTGActgaaaaaatgagaaactgcaaaaacttaaaataaaaaacatacacTGGGAGAATAAAAAgctaaattacaaaaaataaaaaacaatgagGTTGAACTTAATAGACAACTAgagtatttgaaaatgaaaaatagaaaaattaaaaatttaaaaactgttattctaattaagtacaaacacaaaaaatagacTATAGTGAGCTTGAAATTCTGTAGAATTATGTACAATCACCATTAAAAggaatgacacccctaaaacCTCAGCCACAaatcatttcgatatcttACAATAGAGTATAAACCAGCTCGATATTTTCTAAGCCGACTGgatagtttgtaaactaaccgGTTTGTTGAAATATTGgactaaaaaattttagtcacgctttagtCATTTTTTTGATTGTCACTGTACGTGActgaaaaaatgagaaactgcaaaaatttaaaatagaaaacatACACGGAGACaataaaaagctaaaatacaaaaaatgaaaaacaatgAGGTCGAACTTAATAAACAACTAGAGtatttcaaaatgaaaaatagaaaaataaaaaattcataaactgttattctaattaagtacaaacacaaaaaatagacTATAGTGAGCTTGAAATTCTGTAGAATTATGTACAGTCACCATTAAAAGGAATGACACCTCTAAAACCTCAGCCACAaatcatttcgatatcttACAATAGTGTATAAACCAGCTCGATATTTTCTAAGCCGACTGgatagtttgtaaactaaccgGTTTGTTGAAATATTGgactaaaaaattttagtcacgctttactcatttttttattgtcactGTACGTGActgaaaaaatgagaaactgcataaatttaaaataaaaaacatacacGGAGACaataaaaagctaaaatacaaaaaatgaaaaacaatgAGGTCGAACTTAATAAACAACTAGAGtatttcaaaatgaaaaatagaaaaattaaaaatttaaaaactgttattttaattaagtacaaacacaaaaaatagacTATAGTGAGCTTGAAATTCTGTAGAATTATGTACAGTCACCATTAAAAGGAATGACACCTCTAAAACCTCAGCCACAaatcatttcgatatcttACAATAGTGTATAAACCAGCTCGATATTTTCTAAGCCGACTGgatagtttgtaaactaaccgGTTTGTTGAAATATTGgactaaaaaattttagtcacgctttactcatttttttattgtcactGTACGTGActgaaaaaatgagaaactgcataaatttaaaataaaaaacatacacGGAGACaataaaaagctaaaatacaaaaaatgaaaaacaatgAGGTCGAACTTAATAAACAACTAGAGtatttcaaaatgaaaaatagaaaaataaaaaattcataaactgTTATTCTAACTAagtacaaacacaaaaaatagacTATAGTGAGCTTGAAATTTTGTAGAActatgtacagtcacgatcaaaaggAATGACATCCCTAAAACCTCAGCCACAaatcatttcgatatcttACAAATAGTGTATAAACCAGCTCGATATTTTCTAAGCCGACTGgatagtttgtaaactaaccgGTTTGTTGAAATATTGgactaaaaaattttagtcacgctttagtCATTTTTTTGATTGTCACTGTACGTGActgaaaaaatgagaaactgcaaaaacttaaaataaaaaacatacacTGGGAGAATAAAAAgctaaattacaaaaaataaaaaacaatgagGTTGAACTTAATAAACAACTAgagtatttgaaaatgaaaaatagaaaaattaaaaattcataaactgttattctaattaagtacaaacacaaaaaatagacTATAGTGAGCTTGAAATTCTGTAGAActatgtacagtcacgatcaaaaggAATGACATCCCTAAAACCTCAGCCACAAATTATTTCGATATCTTACAATAGTCTATAAACTAGCTCGATATTTACTAAGCTGGCTACATAGTTTCTAAACTAACCGGTTTGTTGAAATATTGGACTAAAAGATTTTAGTCACGCCCTAGACATTTTTTTTGATCGTCACTGTACATGtctgaaaaactgagaaagtgaaaaattcaaaatatacaACCAATACACTGAGGgaataaaaagttaaaataaaaaacaaaataaaagacaacaagtttaacataaaaaaattgtaaaaaaggtGGCAGGTTTCGCCCGCCGTTCCGAACGCGTCCAAGAACTGGCGAAGAAACTCCAAGACAAAAAGGGCAAACTTTTCGCTGTGAAAGTCGACCTAACCAACGAAGAGGAAATTATCAAGGGTTTCAAATGGGTTACGGACAACTTAGGCCCTGTCCACATTCTTGTAAACAATGCTGGAGTCATCCAACCCACAAATCTCACAGAAGGTGACacaaaaatgtggaaaaaaatCCTAGATACGAACGTCCTCGGTTTGTCTATTGCGACAAGAGAAGCtgtgaaaataatgaatgaaaAGAAAATTGATGGTCACATTGTTCACATCAATAGTGTGGCAGGTCATACAGTGCCTAATATTCCCAATATTAATATGTATCCAGCTTCCAAACATGCCGTAACAGCTTTGACTGAGACCTTGAGACAAGAGTTGAATCATTTGGggttgaagataaaaattacgGTAGAAATTGTTGAAATCCAACGCTTTTAACTGATTGATTATTTCAGAGTGTTAGTCCTGGTGCTGTAGACACGGAGATTGTTCAAGCTAACAATTTTCAGATGAATCCTGAAATGGAAAACTTAATGCCGGAAAAACTATTGATGTTGAAAAGTGAGGATATTGCAGATGCGGTTTTGTACGCCTTAGGGACACCACCTCATGTTCAAGtgcgtgttttattttttagcaaatt of the Tribolium castaneum strain GA2 chromosome 1, icTriCast1.1, whole genome shotgun sequence genome contains:
- the LOC659494 gene encoding farnesol dehydrogenase, coding for MVISMDRWRGKVAIVTGASAGIGAAIVEQLVTEGLQVAGFARRSERVQELAKKLQDKKGKLFAVKVDLTNEEEIIKGFKWVTDNLGPVHILVNNAGVIQPTNLTEGDTKMWKKILDTNVLGLSIATREAVKIMNEKKIDGHIVHINSVAGHTVPNIPNINMYPASKHAVTALTETLRQELNHLGLKIKITSVSPGAVDTEIVQANNFQMNPEMENLMPEKLLMLKSEDIADAVLYALGTPPHVQVHELTIKPVGEKF